The following coding sequences are from one Schizosaccharomyces osmophilus chromosome 1, complete sequence window:
- a CDS encoding But2 family protein, whose amino-acid sequence MKFSLSAVFLTLLGATSALGASASTSSLDRQFGIVSSHSGIIHVHLRTFEVGQSGHVYLSKYDNSDGNANFNLKNGELLHENKTASIDKDGALVFESSGSPLSGFEAKQVNSQFYDLSLNNDYPVACPVPNANDVYQIYYGKGNGNADCVGIYPLAATP is encoded by the coding sequence atgaagttttccTTGTCTGCTGTCTTCCTTACTCTTCTTGGAGCCACTTCTGCTTTGGGTGCTTCGGCTTCAACTTCGTCTCTTGACAGACAATTTGGTATCGTGAGTAGCCACTCTGGTATCATCCATGTCCACCTACGCACATTCGAAGTTGGTCAATCTGGTCATGTTTACTTGAGTAAATATGATAATTCTGACGGTAATGCCAATTTCAATCTCAAAAATGGAGAATTGTTACATGAAAACAAGACTGCTTCTATTGACAAGGACGGTGCTCTTGTTTTCGAATCCTCTGGCTCTCCTCTGTCAGGTTTCGAAGCTAAGCAGGTGAATTCCCAATTCTATGATCTCAGCTTGAACAACGATTACCCTGTCGCATGCCCTGTTCCCAATGCCAACGATGTTTATCAAATCTACTACGGAAAGGGTAATGGTAATGCTGACTGTGTTGGTATTTACCCTTTGGCTGCCACTCCTTAA